From the genome of Orenia metallireducens, one region includes:
- a CDS encoding DnaD domain protein: MSVIRVHKRDRYVIVDKTGLEDSRLSFKAKGLLAYLLSKPDNWEAQIEHLKTVSKDGRDSVRTGLKELEDYGYLYRAPVKGEDGKIKYWERNVYETPELNPYHEEEPQTDNPKVDKKPETENPHVENPQEENPTLMNNDLINNDFKEDDEIGEEYEKTFGKAIGDNKLKIIRAYLKKTSIEVIKYSFVIARKNGAETFRYVVVLLEDWTSNKLDTVEKVKLYLKGAKSEIKVNRPPLFDSSKYEGSDAPPEDNYFDNIKKMLGKL; the protein is encoded by the coding sequence ATGTCAGTAATTAGAGTACATAAGAGAGATAGATATGTTATAGTTGATAAAACAGGATTAGAGGATAGCAGATTATCATTTAAAGCCAAAGGTTTACTTGCTTATCTATTAAGTAAGCCTGATAACTGGGAGGCTCAAATTGAGCATTTAAAGACCGTTAGCAAAGATGGTAGAGATTCGGTAAGAACTGGACTAAAAGAATTAGAGGATTATGGTTATTTATATAGAGCACCAGTTAAAGGGGAAGATGGTAAAATTAAATATTGGGAAAGAAATGTATATGAAACCCCAGAATTAAATCCATATCACGAAGAAGAACCACAAACGGATAATCCGAAAGTGGATAAAAAACCAGAAACGGAAAATCCACATGTGGAAAATCCACAAGAGGAAAATCCAACACTAATGAATAATGATTTAATAAATAATGATTTTAAAGAGGATGATGAAATAGGGGAAGAATATGAAAAAACATTTGGAAAAGCAATTGGAGACAATAAACTTAAAATTATTAGAGCTTACCTCAAAAAGACCTCTATAGAAGTGATCAAGTATTCTTTTGTTATTGCTAGGAAAAATGGAGCAGAAACATTTAGATATGTTGTAGTGTTGCTGGAAGACTGGACAAGCAATAAGTTAGATACAGTTGAGAAAGTTAAGTTATACCTTAAAGGAGCTAAATCAGAGATTAAGGTTAATAGACCACCTTTATTTGATAGTAGCAAATATGAAGGTTCAGATGCCCCACCAGAAGATAATTATTTTGATAATATAAAAAAGATGTTAGGTAAATTATAA
- the lexA gene encoding transcriptional repressor LexA: MNTLGDRLRELRNQKGLNIREAAENLDVNKNTLSRYENNKRKPDSEFIEKAANYYNVNTDYLLGRVNFRDKLPENAQIINPDDMVKIPIVGCVSCGIPLLAEENIIGYELVDKNSINGGTYFYLKAQGDSMVGARIYEGDLVLVRQQEDIENGEIAVVMVNDEATLKRIYKTDNKIILQPENPRYKPIQLCEGNVRIIGKVVEVKFKFE, encoded by the coding sequence ATGAATACATTAGGAGACAGATTGAGGGAATTAAGAAACCAAAAAGGATTAAATATAAGAGAAGCCGCAGAAAATTTAGATGTTAATAAAAATACTTTATCTAGATATGAGAATAATAAAAGAAAGCCAGATTCGGAGTTTATAGAAAAAGCAGCTAATTATTATAATGTTAATACAGATTACCTCCTAGGAAGAGTCAATTTTAGAGATAAATTGCCCGAAAATGCACAGATAATCAATCCTGATGATATGGTTAAGATACCAATTGTAGGTTGCGTGTCTTGTGGGATACCTTTATTAGCCGAGGAAAATATTATAGGATATGAGCTAGTTGACAAAAATTCTATCAATGGCGGCACATATTTCTACCTAAAAGCTCAAGGTGATTCCATGGTCGGGGCAAGGATTTATGAAGGAGACTTAGTATTAGTTAGACAGCAAGAGGATATAGAAAATGGAGAAATAGCAGTTGTAATGGTTAATGATGAGGCAACCTTAAAGAGGATTTATAAAACTGATAACAAAATAATATTGCAACCGGAAAACCCTAGATATAAACCAATACAATTATGTGAAGGAAATGTTAGAATAATAGGTAAAGTTGTTGAAGTTAAATTTAAATTTGAATAG
- a CDS encoding RecT family recombinase, whose amino-acid sequence MNNVVEMNSQVADNSLIKSLEEKKDVIKRTVAKGANNDEFEMFMHLAKQYGLDPFQKEIFFWKYGSDPTIMTSRDGYLKIANNHPQFDGHVADVVHENDSFEKLMDGVKHTYNLKNRGKIIGAYCLVYRKDRKFPVYVFAPYEEYKKSSQVWRQYASAMILKCAESMALKRAFSVSGLVSREEIGYEDNQNTTRMSSEEVSNLEEGLKNKPARNENKQAKQEIINRLAKAVESEENNITGEAIKSVAKSNFGTGNLAKLDLEQLEELEQIFLFETYFGDEEETEENKVVDVEAEVVENDEENFGAEVERAVAEG is encoded by the coding sequence GTGAATAATGTTGTAGAAATGAATAGTCAAGTTGCGGACAATAGCTTAATCAAAAGTTTAGAGGAAAAGAAAGATGTCATCAAGCGGACAGTTGCTAAGGGGGCTAATAATGATGAATTTGAGATGTTTATGCACCTTGCTAAGCAGTATGGATTAGACCCATTTCAAAAGGAAATATTCTTCTGGAAGTATGGTAGCGACCCAACAATAATGACCAGTCGGGATGGTTATTTGAAGATTGCTAATAATCATCCTCAATTTGATGGTCATGTAGCAGATGTAGTACATGAGAATGATAGCTTTGAGAAGCTAATGGATGGAGTTAAGCACACTTACAATTTGAAAAACAGAGGCAAAATCATAGGTGCTTATTGTTTAGTATATCGAAAAGATAGAAAGTTCCCTGTATATGTATTTGCCCCTTATGAAGAGTATAAGAAGAGTAGTCAAGTATGGCGACAGTATGCTAGTGCTATGATTTTGAAATGTGCTGAGAGTATGGCATTGAAAAGAGCATTTAGTGTAAGTGGGTTGGTTAGTAGAGAAGAGATTGGTTATGAGGACAACCAGAATACTACTAGAATGAGCTCAGAAGAGGTTAGTAACCTAGAGGAAGGTTTGAAAAATAAACCTGCTAGAAACGAAAATAAGCAGGCTAAACAAGAGATTATAAATAGATTAGCTAAAGCTGTAGAAAGCGAAGAGAACAACATTACAGGAGAAGCAATCAAGAGTGTAGCAAAGAGCAATTTTGGAACTGGCAATTTAGCTAAATTAGACTTAGAACAGTTAGAAGAATTAGAACAAATATTTTTGTTTGAAACTTACTTTGGGGATGAGGAAGAGACAGAAGAGAATAAGGTTGTAGATGTGGAGGCGGAAGTTGTAGAAAATGATGAAGAGAACTTTGGTGCAGAGGTAGAAAGAGCAGTGGCAGAGGGTTAG
- a CDS encoding DNRLRE domain-containing protein, which yields MLADLEGIINIINGPNDCKGYMTVPYNFNTTSTLEVASKNTLLGQYDVIPTYIDDFKSFIKVNQVGNLISEIFVNPNGQFAVLADIKPPPTYNITLNPTKDAFVRENVPTLNYGTEQQLMVGYSESKDEVYRAFIYFPVKENLPYEAKVKKAKLRFYKSPDFDPKIDIEVLLLKEHWDELGVTWDNQPNLDNIIVENSVGDGFGYVEIDITDLVTEWDETDKENYGFAIKAKDEKFDSVKSFYSSEYEYYPPELEIEYTLDIIYSAGRSETNGSITVEQDKDQDFKGFMNIKSSWDIDDLISSIDFSYQIKGSIEVLGHNLKGLIRPRFNSVDNFDGSLTPRFNLMDDLNSDFSINKPYMFGSIQPRFNSMDNLNGTLTPRIPGNSDLSSSITVSELEKLSYIEVWHKTLLKSNIKVKQNVTDDLTGSIKIRKSGFNAISSNIDVWYKEILESSLYVNSGYIKASILIPSEGITQKWSFVTTRQKGFSDLAIIGETLSPGRLDGSIDIYQISELYSLMKVRPFYHSHLSSEINIIREPGQIVGPKPNTEGLQFIWSDLSYNALITKIKVEHSLTMQGRIFARQTTNSYFSSQVNILRRERNKKSSYPYLAGQLKVRRLDPHDDIDGNINVLPYLWKEFKDLSSELNIIKEVSHIKGESYPNVGCSIKVELPYDKLNSSIFIKGQGQGNLSGNITISGDPDLLDLYLQQDDWIYNNSEIKSELYIGMTEAEWKAKETFVSGDAWTFWGRKYPETYNGMTRGIDYEVYSTKQTRYDFTETYYHLYYINKIYWQRQSNITGIIEVEPGVHYDINYSKPYLKGTIDIIKADKLDSSILIKSKRIKDLRSSIIINKFTMKLGDYLFPYDPPRGQYTGINIPKNYSEVQTLADTIIFDDPLILQEARIVIKYPLINADFYNKLLTLFEANNGANLYNFQDGINSQTYQVEIVDLTGTPWKKDYYQNVTLSLKPFKII from the coding sequence ATGCTAGCAGATTTAGAAGGAATAATTAATATTATTAATGGTCCAAATGATTGTAAAGGATATATGACTGTTCCTTATAACTTTAACACAACTTCAACTCTAGAAGTTGCTTCCAAAAATACATTATTGGGTCAATATGATGTAATTCCAACTTATATTGATGATTTTAAAAGTTTTATTAAAGTTAACCAGGTAGGAAATTTAATAAGCGAAATTTTTGTTAATCCGAACGGTCAATTTGCTGTATTAGCTGATATTAAGCCACCTCCGACTTATAATATAACTCTTAATCCAACTAAGGATGCTTTTGTTCGTGAAAATGTTCCGACTTTAAATTATGGTACTGAACAGCAGTTAATGGTTGGTTATTCAGAGTCTAAAGATGAAGTTTACAGGGCTTTTATTTACTTTCCTGTTAAAGAAAATCTACCTTATGAAGCTAAGGTCAAGAAAGCTAAATTAAGATTCTATAAATCTCCTGATTTCGATCCTAAAATAGATATAGAAGTTTTATTATTAAAAGAGCATTGGGATGAACTTGGAGTCACTTGGGATAATCAGCCTAACTTAGACAATATAATTGTTGAGAATTCAGTTGGTGATGGTTTTGGTTATGTTGAAATTGACATAACAGATCTTGTAACAGAGTGGGATGAAACTGATAAAGAAAATTATGGTTTTGCAATTAAAGCTAAAGATGAGAAGTTTGATTCAGTAAAATCTTTTTATTCTAGTGAATATGAATATTATCCTCCAGAATTAGAGATTGAATATACATTAGATATTATATATTCTGCTGGCAGATCAGAGACTAATGGATCAATTACAGTTGAGCAAGATAAAGATCAAGATTTTAAAGGATTTATGAATATAAAATCATCCTGGGATATTGACGATTTAATTAGTAGTATTGATTTTAGTTATCAAATAAAAGGTTCTATTGAAGTGCTAGGTCATAATCTTAAAGGATTAATTCGACCAAGATTTAATTCAGTAGATAATTTTGATGGTAGTTTGACACCTAGATTTAACTTAATGGATGATCTTAATAGTGATTTTTCAATCAATAAACCTTATATGTTCGGATCGATTCAACCAAGATTCAATTCGATGGATAACCTTAATGGTACTTTAACACCAAGAATACCAGGTAATTCTGATTTATCAAGTTCAATTACAGTTAGTGAATTGGAGAAATTAAGTTATATTGAGGTTTGGCATAAAACTTTATTAAAATCTAATATAAAAGTAAAACAGAATGTAACTGATGATTTAACAGGGTCGATAAAGATTAGGAAAAGTGGATTTAACGCAATATCATCAAATATAGATGTTTGGTATAAAGAAATATTAGAAAGCAGTTTATATGTTAATAGTGGGTATATCAAAGCTAGTATATTGATTCCAAGTGAAGGTATTACTCAAAAATGGAGCTTTGTCACAACAAGGCAAAAAGGTTTTAGTGATCTAGCAATCATAGGAGAAACTTTAAGCCCTGGAAGATTAGATGGTTCTATTGATATTTATCAGATATCTGAGTTGTATTCACTAATGAAGGTTAGACCTTTTTATCATAGTCACTTGTCTAGTGAAATCAACATAATTAGAGAACCTGGTCAAATTGTAGGACCTAAACCAAATACTGAAGGTTTACAGTTTATCTGGTCAGATTTAAGTTATAATGCTTTAATTACTAAGATTAAGGTTGAACACAGTTTAACTATGCAAGGAAGGATATTTGCTCGTCAAACGACTAATTCCTATTTTTCTTCACAAGTTAATATTTTAAGAAGAGAAAGGAATAAAAAATCTAGCTATCCTTATTTAGCAGGGCAATTAAAAGTTAGAAGGCTAGATCCACATGATGATATAGATGGAAACATTAACGTACTACCTTATCTTTGGAAAGAATTTAAGGATTTATCAAGTGAATTAAACATTATTAAAGAAGTAAGTCATATTAAAGGTGAAAGCTATCCAAATGTCGGATGTTCTATTAAAGTTGAATTACCTTACGATAAATTAAATTCAAGTATATTTATCAAAGGACAAGGTCAAGGGAATTTATCAGGTAATATTACTATAAGTGGTGATCCTGATTTATTAGATCTTTATTTACAACAAGATGATTGGATATACAATAATTCAGAAATTAAATCTGAATTATATATTGGTATGACTGAAGCTGAATGGAAAGCAAAAGAAACTTTTGTATCTGGAGATGCGTGGACATTTTGGGGGCGTAAATATCCAGAAACTTATAATGGAATGACTAGAGGAATAGACTATGAAGTCTATTCTACAAAACAAACTCGTTATGATTTTACAGAAACTTATTATCACTTATATTATATCAATAAAATCTATTGGCAAAGACAGAGCAACATAACAGGGATAATAGAAGTTGAGCCAGGGGTACATTATGATATTAATTATAGTAAACCTTATTTAAAAGGAACAATTGATATAATTAAAGCTGATAAGTTAGATAGTTCAATCTTGATTAAAAGTAAAAGAATTAAAGATTTAAGATCCTCAATAATTATTAATAAATTCACCATGAAATTAGGTGATTATTTGTTTCCATATGATCCACCAAGAGGACAATATACAGGGATAAATATTCCTAAAAATTATAGTGAAGTTCAAACCTTAGCAGATACTATTATTTTTGATGATCCGTTAATCTTACAAGAGGCTAGAATTGTTATTAAGTATCCTTTAATAAATGCCGATTTTTATAATAAATTATTAACTTTATTTGAAGCTAACAATGGAGCAAACTTATATAATTTTCAAGATGGAATTAATAGTCAAACTTATCAAGTTGAAATAGTTGATTTAACAGGTACACCGTGGAAAAAAGATTATTATCAAAATGTAACTTTATCTTTAAAACCTTTTAAAATAATCTAA
- a CDS encoding ParM/StbA family protein, with protein sequence MKVVPVLGWDNGFDFEKFEAGENKVKFVSRTYQPRKDKVFDLGKSIFNPDNMVVELDGNIYYVGAKADKQAADSSDRKFRDEKFKEDTELVKLLAGIELLFGDEIDGKIRIEQLGLGLNVGAFKKYKDEIVELYNNRTIKYQAGGKERELYIDSVSCYPQGIASFYDELLDMEGNMKNDNLATARYGLIDIGGRTVDAFVADGIDVITDSVINLKEGTTNAFKIASSALDDIPFGIIQEDYLKGNDKTFYNKEYDIKKPCEDAFRELAEKIYDEVQLAWDDYMPRVQFIILCGGGAQSLRKDLNDLFDKDITVISDAQFSNARGYYKLTKM encoded by the coding sequence ATGAAAGTAGTTCCAGTATTAGGTTGGGATAATGGTTTTGACTTTGAAAAGTTTGAGGCTGGTGAAAATAAGGTTAAATTTGTTTCTCGTACATATCAACCAAGAAAGGATAAAGTGTTTGATTTAGGCAAGTCTATTTTTAATCCTGATAATATGGTTGTGGAGTTAGATGGTAATATCTATTATGTAGGTGCTAAGGCTGACAAGCAAGCTGCAGACTCTTCTGATAGAAAGTTTAGAGATGAAAAGTTTAAAGAAGATACTGAGTTAGTTAAGTTATTGGCTGGTATAGAGTTATTATTTGGTGATGAAATAGATGGTAAAATTAGAATTGAACAATTAGGGTTAGGTCTTAACGTTGGAGCTTTTAAAAAGTATAAAGATGAAATTGTAGAGTTATATAATAATAGAACTATTAAATATCAAGCTGGAGGAAAAGAAAGAGAATTATATATAGATAGTGTTTCTTGCTATCCTCAAGGTATTGCATCATTCTATGACGAGCTTCTTGATATGGAAGGTAATATGAAGAATGATAATTTAGCAACTGCTAGATATGGATTAATCGATATTGGAGGAAGGACAGTAGATGCCTTTGTAGCTGATGGAATAGATGTTATTACAGATAGTGTAATTAATCTAAAAGAAGGTACTACTAATGCTTTTAAAATAGCTAGTTCGGCTTTAGATGATATCCCTTTTGGTATTATACAAGAAGATTATCTAAAAGGGAATGATAAGACTTTCTATAATAAAGAATATGATATTAAGAAACCTTGTGAAGATGCATTTAGAGAATTGGCTGAGAAGATATATGATGAAGTTCAGTTGGCTTGGGATGATTATATGCCAAGAGTTCAATTTATTATCTTATGTGGTGGAGGAGCTCAAAGTTTAAGAAAAGATTTAAATGACTTATTTGATAAAGATATTACAGTTATTTCAGATGCACAATTTAGTAATGCTCGTGGTTATTACAAACTAACTAAAATGTAG
- a CDS encoding helix-turn-helix domain-containing protein yields MKYNTIILRGFMSENEITNQDMAKIINVHPRTFREKLSNQYKREFTLSEAKRIAEFIGLTIEEVFFYSSVPKKDTKIN; encoded by the coding sequence ATGAAATACAACACTATTATTTTAAGAGGATTTATGTCAGAAAACGAAATCACTAATCAAGATATGGCAAAAATAATAAATGTTCATCCTAGAACTTTTAGGGAAAAATTGTCTAATCAATATAAAAGGGAATTTACTCTGTCCGAAGCTAAACGCATTGCAGAATTTATCGGTTTAACTATAGAAGAGGTATTTTTTTATTCTTCTGTTCCCAAAAAAGATACAAAAATAAATTGA
- a CDS encoding DUF4041 domain-containing protein, translating into MQNNTYLSFLIISTILLILFVFLFIQKSIKHKKLYNKFKDVIDIEKEAKKLEKELQNKKQSYEKMESEYQRKESDLKNQYSNKRHIYEQLLKEISILEEDLELISFGMYKPHFDFDTSEKYKTKIKSIRSQQKQLIKNKNAAICYTQWEVAGSKREGKKMINRNIKLILRAFNNECDASIAKVKWNNVQKMEQRIKKAHQAINKLGEPIRVSISHDYLNLKLQELYLVYERQEKLYQEKEEKKRIKEEIREQKRVEKEIEKAKKEAEKEEKRYKKALEKARKEITKAQGEKLNKLTEQITLLEKQLKDAQDKGQRAISRAQITKSGYVYIISNIGSFGENIYKIGMTRRLEPLDRVRELGDASVPFKFDVHAMIYSENAPELERKLHKKLEAYQVNLVNSRKEFFNVSLEKIEDIVSKINPEIEFVKIPEAQEYRESIAIRNERKNKKELEQKIKEKFPAAL; encoded by the coding sequence ATTCAAAATAATACATATTTATCATTTTTGATCATAAGCACTATATTATTGATTTTATTTGTTTTTCTCTTTATTCAAAAATCAATAAAGCACAAAAAACTATATAATAAATTCAAAGATGTTATTGATATAGAAAAAGAGGCTAAAAAATTAGAAAAAGAACTGCAAAACAAAAAACAAAGTTATGAAAAAATGGAATCTGAGTACCAAAGAAAAGAATCTGATTTAAAAAATCAATATTCTAATAAAAGGCATATATATGAACAATTGTTAAAAGAAATAAGTATTTTGGAAGAAGACTTAGAATTAATTTCATTCGGTATGTATAAACCACATTTTGATTTTGATACGTCAGAAAAATATAAAACTAAAATCAAATCTATAAGATCTCAGCAAAAACAATTAATTAAAAATAAAAATGCAGCTATTTGCTATACTCAATGGGAGGTCGCTGGAAGTAAACGCGAAGGTAAGAAAATGATTAATAGAAATATTAAATTGATATTACGTGCTTTTAATAATGAATGTGACGCCTCTATTGCTAAAGTTAAGTGGAATAATGTTCAGAAAATGGAACAGAGAATTAAAAAAGCTCACCAAGCAATAAATAAATTAGGAGAACCCATTAGAGTTTCTATTTCCCATGATTACTTAAACCTAAAACTTCAAGAACTATATTTAGTTTATGAACGTCAAGAAAAATTATATCAAGAAAAAGAAGAGAAAAAACGTATAAAAGAAGAAATCCGCGAACAAAAAAGAGTTGAAAAAGAAATAGAAAAAGCTAAAAAAGAAGCTGAAAAGGAAGAAAAAAGATATAAAAAAGCACTAGAAAAAGCAAGAAAAGAAATAACAAAAGCCCAAGGTGAAAAATTAAATAAATTAACAGAACAAATAACTTTATTAGAAAAGCAATTAAAAGATGCTCAAGACAAAGGACAAAGAGCTATATCCCGCGCTCAAATTACAAAATCGGGTTATGTTTATATAATATCAAATATAGGTTCTTTCGGTGAGAATATTTATAAAATTGGTATGACTAGACGTTTAGAACCGCTTGACCGTGTACGTGAACTAGGAGATGCTTCTGTACCATTCAAATTTGATGTTCATGCCATGATATATTCGGAAAATGCTCCAGAACTGGAAAGAAAATTACATAAAAAACTTGAAGCTTATCAAGTAAATTTAGTTAACTCTAGAAAAGAATTTTTCAATGTTTCATTAGAGAAGATAGAAGACATCGTTAGTAAAATCAATCCAGAAATAGAGTTTGTAAAAATTCCAGAAGCTCAAGAATATCGAGAATCAATAGCTATAAGAAATGAAAGAAAGAATAAAAAAGAATTGGAACAAAAAATAAAAGAAAAATTTCCAGCTGCTTTGTAA
- a CDS encoding zinc ribbon domain-containing protein, protein MSKCPKCNKELSEEAKFCSECGEEITNISNKEHDSNNTKNTEPNEKNVADAKKGCLGCFGFIVIISIILAGIGSFFSNDVIKVTADEKELVKDISYSINGIGDYSFSTAKRYSVDVVVNEPVGSKELETISKIVAQKVKEEHDFNALIIGFYDYPEYINNGYTLGKATLAPEGDWSKADTVDTGQYNKMKFNYEFRDKDWANQLTKQEVRVWSAWKRLYKKVAENDISKIPDENEITNTIAERFNTTVNKVEDVLNKQIDWTYEDKK, encoded by the coding sequence ATGAGTAAATGTCCAAAATGTAATAAAGAACTATCTGAAGAAGCTAAATTTTGTTCTGAATGTGGTGAAGAAATAACAAACATCAGCAATAAGGAACATGACTCTAACAATACTAAAAATACAGAACCTAATGAGAAAAACGTGGCAGATGCTAAAAAAGGGTGCTTAGGTTGTTTTGGTTTCATTGTTATAATATCAATTATACTTGCTGGAATAGGTTCTTTCTTTTCTAACGATGTAATAAAAGTGACAGCTGATGAAAAAGAATTAGTCAAGGATATAAGTTATAGTATTAATGGGATAGGGGATTATTCTTTTAGTACGGCTAAAAGATATAGTGTAGATGTAGTTGTTAATGAACCAGTAGGTTCCAAAGAGCTTGAAACAATCAGTAAAATTGTTGCTCAAAAAGTTAAAGAAGAACATGATTTTAATGCTTTAATTATTGGCTTTTATGACTACCCAGAATATATTAACAATGGGTATACTTTAGGTAAGGCGACGCTTGCTCCTGAAGGTGACTGGTCAAAAGCAGATACAGTAGATACAGGACAGTATAATAAGATGAAATTTAACTATGAGTTTAGAGATAAAGATTGGGCGAACCAATTAACTAAACAAGAAGTTAGGGTGTGGAGTGCTTGGAAGCGGTTATATAAAAAGGTGGCTGAAAATGATATCTCTAAAATCCCTGACGAGAATGAAATAACTAATACTATTGCCGAAAGATTTAACACAACTGTCAATAAAGTTGAAGATGTGTTGAATAAACAGATTGATTGGACTTATGAAGATAAAAAATAA
- a CDS encoding helix-turn-helix domain-containing protein: MQLAIELKNIRNELGLSQEEFGQIFSYSKSTISNIEAGKKDVPEFMVQKAVNEFKLMGLALEKCKECECNHFIPERVDIDSTPSEVLDVIIEECQEAIKAATQAKKELKLHNKKSRDWLNENEFKKLVNYTEQIYDPVTGIFKWLELFQRNYKGSVEEIRSRNTTKLYDNGAKIQKDTSSPASVLVKSY; the protein is encoded by the coding sequence ATGCAATTGGCTATTGAATTAAAGAATATTAGAAATGAATTAGGATTAAGCCAAGAGGAATTTGGACAGATATTTAGCTATAGTAAAAGCACTATTTCTAATATTGAAGCAGGTAAAAAAGATGTTCCTGAATTTATGGTTCAAAAAGCAGTTAATGAATTTAAACTTATGGGGTTGGCTTTAGAGAAATGTAAAGAGTGTGAATGTAATCATTTTATACCTGAGAGAGTTGATATCGATAGCACACCTAGTGAGGTACTAGATGTAATCATAGAAGAGTGCCAAGAAGCTATCAAGGCAGCTACTCAAGCTAAAAAGGAGCTTAAACTTCATAATAAAAAGAGCAGGGACTGGCTTAATGAGAATGAGTTTAAAAAATTAGTTAATTATACTGAGCAAATATATGACCCAGTAACAGGGATTTTTAAATGGCTAGAGTTATTCCAAAGAAATTATAAAGGGTCAGTAGAAGAGATAAGGTCTCGAAATACCACTAAATTATATGATAATGGAGCTAAAATACAAAAAGACACCAGCTCCCCAGCAAGTGTCTTAGTTAAGTCGTATTAA
- a CDS encoding N-acetylmuramoyl-L-alanine amidase family protein translates to MIIIDAGHGGEDPGASGQFSNEKDVALQISRMLYTLLKEDGHNTRLTREDDSYPKWEDRVRSTAEDLFISIHCNASNNPRAAGIETFCYTSSEEGKELAELVQANLIKGTGRVDRGVKENENLYVLKNTKCPAVLAEIGFISNIEEEVLLNCVEYQVEVSLAIVKAVDEFVRSRKSNN, encoded by the coding sequence ATGATTATAATTGATGCAGGTCATGGAGGAGAAGATCCAGGAGCTAGTGGCCAGTTTAGCAATGAAAAGGATGTAGCATTACAGATTAGTAGGATGTTATATACTCTATTGAAAGAGGATGGCCATAATACCAGGTTAACTAGAGAAGATGATAGCTATCCTAAATGGGAAGATAGGGTTAGATCTACAGCTGAGGATCTATTTATATCAATTCACTGTAATGCTTCTAATAATCCTCGTGCTGCTGGTATAGAGACATTCTGCTATACCAGCAGCGAGGAAGGAAAAGAGTTAGCTGAATTAGTACAAGCTAATCTGATTAAAGGTACTGGTAGAGTCGACAGGGGAGTTAAAGAGAACGAGAATCTATATGTATTAAAGAATACTAAATGTCCTGCTGTGTTAGCCGAAATTGGCTTCATAAGTAACATAGAAGAAGAGGTATTACTTAATTGTGTAGAATATCAAGTAGAAGTGTCTTTAGCGATTGTAAAAGCTGTAGATGAGTTTGTCAGAAGCAGAAAATCAAATAATTAA
- a CDS encoding ATP-binding protein, whose product MTSNPINKVKQLRYKQIWELQNGEVDKSQFVCQLCCDKEIVVSKAGDKFTAEDCKCRQEKEIKAKKEQEQKKYEQNIKSAEIREEFKAKTFKDFKWLEGKKEAKLAAMDYVENFDFYKERGIGLTFIGKCGRGKTLLSHIIGQEAINKGYTVINTVAKEFYEDIKATYNNPSKNTEDLVSSAKLVDLLIIDNLNAERFGSDEIDKLFIIINHRIENKKPTIINSTGDLDYLNKKLAPDHVSRLIGKNGEPIKVGGIDMRVKQGELITDLRNKNIAKLKRKLSDAK is encoded by the coding sequence ATGACCTCTAATCCAATAAATAAAGTTAAACAGCTTAGATATAAGCAAATTTGGGAGCTGCAAAATGGAGAAGTAGATAAGTCTCAGTTTGTTTGTCAACTCTGCTGTGATAAGGAGATAGTAGTAAGCAAAGCTGGAGATAAATTTACTGCAGAAGACTGTAAGTGTCGACAGGAGAAGGAGATTAAGGCTAAAAAGGAACAAGAGCAGAAGAAGTATGAGCAGAATATTAAATCTGCTGAGATAAGAGAAGAGTTTAAAGCTAAGACCTTTAAGGATTTCAAGTGGCTAGAAGGTAAGAAAGAAGCCAAATTAGCAGCTATGGACTATGTTGAAAACTTTGATTTTTATAAGGAAAGGGGTATTGGACTAACCTTTATCGGCAAGTGTGGCAGAGGCAAAACTTTATTAAGTCATATTATAGGGCAAGAGGCAATCAATAAAGGTTATACAGTTATCAATACAGTAGCTAAGGAGTTTTATGAGGATATTAAGGCGACTTATAATAATCCAAGTAAGAATACAGAAGATTTAGTTAGTTCTGCTAAACTGGTGGATTTATTAATCATAGATAATCTAAATGCTGAAAGGTTTGGATCTGATGAAATAGACAAACTCTTTATAATCATTAACCATAGAATTGAGAATAAGAAGCCAACAATTATCAATTCTACAGGAGATTTAGATTATCTTAATAAGAAATTAGCTCCTGATCATGTAAGTAGATTAATTGGCAAAAATGGAGAGCCAATTAAGGTGGGTGGAATAGATATGAGAGTCAAGCAAGGCGAATTGATAACAGATTTGAGGAATAAGAATATTGCTAAACTTAAGAGAAAATTAAGTGATGCAAAATGA